ACGGCCGAGTTCGGACACCTTGACGAAGCGGAAGCCGCGACGCCTGAGTTCCGGGATGACGATGTCGAGAGTCTCCGGGACCCATGGGATGCGATCGTGGAAGACGCAGATGCTGTCCGGTCGGGCCTGGGCCAGGACGCGCCCGGCGACCTCTGTCGGGCCGGGGCCTTCCCAATCCTTGATGCTGAAGCTCCAGAGGGCGATGTCGTAGCCGAGGTCGCGGATGAAGTCGCGGACCCGGTCGTTCAGTTGACCGGCGGGCGGCCTGAACCAACGCGTCTCCACCCCGACCTTCTCCCTCAGGAGCCGGTCGGTGTGCTCGATCTCCATCCGGGCCACGTCGAGATCGATCTCGTCGAACATGGGATGCGAGTAGCTGTGATTGCCAATCTCATGGCCCTCGGCCTTGACCCGCAGGGCGGTCGACGCCTCTTTCTCGAGACGGTGCCCTTCCATGAAGAAGGTCGCCTTCACGCTGTGCCGCCTGAGGGCCTCGAGGACATCCACGGTGCCCGGCGGATTCGGGGCCCCGTCGAACGTCAACGCCATCCGACCCTGGTCTTCCAAGTCCACGTCTCCCCTCATCTGAAGGACTACTCTTTAAGGTACGGGCGGCCCTGGGCCGCCGGAGCGGTCACCCGGCCGACGAACCCGGCCAGGACGACCATGGTCAACACATATGGGGTCATCAGGACGATCCGGTAGGGGATCTGGACCCCGTAGACTTGCAGCAACATCTGCAGCGCTTCGGCGGCCCCGAAAAGGAAGCAGGCGCCGAGCACCCCGAGGGGCGTGTAGCGGCCGAAGATCACCGCCGCCATAGCGATCCAGCCGCGGCCCTCGACGATGTTCTCCAGGAACCGGTTCACGGCGACCAGGGTGATGTAGGCCCCGCCGACCGAGGCCAGGACCCCCGAGAGGACGGTGGCCGCGTGGCGGTACAATAAGACATTGATGCCCACGGTGGCGGCCGTCTTGGGATCCTCGCCGACAGCCCTCAGATTGAGCCCGATGGTCGTTCGATAAAGCATCCAGGCCACCCCGGCCAGGGTCAGGATGGCCAGGTAGACGAGGACCGTGTGGCCGAGGAGGAGGGGCCCGATGACCGGCAGGTCGCTGAGGCCGGGAACCTTCAGTTCGGCGAAGGTCTTGGCGATCGGGATCCTCCCGTCACGGATCAGGGTCCTGGAGAGGTAGCCGGTCAACCCGAGGGCCACGATGTTCAGGCCGATCCCCGCCACGACCTGGTTCACGGCCAGCTTGACCGCGAAGAAGCTGAGGAGGAGCCCGGACAGGACGCCGACGACGGCCGCCAGCAAGAGGCCGTAGACCGGTGAACCCGTGACCAGCGACCCGTAGTAGCCGAAGAACGCCCCGAAGAGCATCATCCCTTCCAGGCCGAGGTTGAAGACCCCGGCCCGGCTGC
The sequence above is a segment of the Bacillota bacterium genome. Coding sequences within it:
- a CDS encoding ABC transporter permease yields the protein MDINQTIWVTGLLMSIRMTTPILFAGMGGLVSSRAGVFNLGLEGMMLFGAFFGYYGSLVTGSPVYGLLLAAVVGVLSGLLLSFFAVKLAVNQVVAGIGLNIVALGLTGYLSRTLIRDGRIPIAKTFAELKVPGLSDLPVIGPLLLGHTVLVYLAILTLAGVAWMLYRTTIGLNLRAVGEDPKTAATVGINVLLYRHAATVLSGVLASVGGAYITLVAVNRFLENIVEGRGWIAMAAVIFGRYTPLGVLGACFLFGAAEALQMLLQVYGVQIPYRIVLMTPYVLTMVVLAGFVGRVTAPAAQGRPYLKE
- a CDS encoding polysaccharide deacetylase family protein; this translates as MEDQGRMALTFDGAPNPPGTVDVLEALRRHSVKATFFMEGHRLEKEASTALRVKAEGHEIGNHSYSHPMFDEIDLDVARMEIEHTDRLLREKVGVETRWFRPPAGQLNDRVRDFIRDLGYDIALWSFSIKDWEGPGPTEVAGRVLAQARPDSICVFHDRIPWVPETLDIVIPELRRRGFRFVKVSELGRRGLVR